The following coding sequences lie in one Onychomys torridus chromosome X, mOncTor1.1, whole genome shotgun sequence genomic window:
- the Tgif2lx gene encoding homeobox protein TGIF2LX, which translates to MERVEGSLEETLNHHEKSTLIRKRLARSCKSKFLDSWKPRNGYLLPSASVKILRDWLYKHWFNAYPTEEEKQMLSEKTNLSYLQISNWFTNARRQLLPGILQENSYKFTYDGQVADTTQKWHISPCEEVKAQPNIQAGMGYPSLPICQEFQKLADPESSSQVVPEAHSEEEGKFSTSEPLSSPLSVLSEERPDFSSVYMLVDTAVQKAAELEEQKKQNLNPHTSQQFT; encoded by the coding sequence ATGGAGCGTGTTGAAGGTAGTCTAGAGGAGACCCTAAACCATCATGAAAAAAGTACCTTGATCAGGAAAAGACTTGCCAGGAGCTGTAAGAGCAAGTTTCTTGATAGCTGGAAACCTCGGAATGGATACCTGCTGCCGTCTGCATCTGTGAAGATCCTCCGTGACTGGCTCTATAAGCACTGGTTTAATGCCTACCCTACTGAAGAAGAGAAGCAAATGCTATCCGAAAAGACCAACTTATCTTACCTTCAGATCTCCAACTGGTTTACAAATGCCCGTAGACAACTTCTCCCAGGAATCCTTCAAGAAAATTCATACAAATTTACCTATGACGGCCAGGTTGCAGACACAACCCAGAAGTGGCACATTAGTCCATGTGAAGAGGTTAAGGCACAGCCTAATATACAAGCAGGGATGGGGTATCCGTCCCTGCCAATATGCCAAGAATTCCAAAAGCTAGCAGATCCTGAGTCTTCAAGCCAGGTCGTCCCTGAAGCCCATTCAGAGGAAGAAGGCAAGTTTTCCACCAGTGAGCCTTTGTCTTCTCCATTATCTGTGTTGTCAGAGGAAAGACCCGATTTTAGCAGCGTCTACATGCTGGTTGATACTGCTGTACAGAAGGCAGCAGAACTGGAGGAGCAGAAGAAACAAAATCTCAACCCCCACACTTCTCAACAGTTCACATAA